Proteins encoded by one window of Candidatus Nitrosocosmicus hydrocola:
- a CDS encoding response regulator — protein sequence MSSPLYALIVDDEEELAELYRQFIASMGFVAISFTRPLIALEHYQKNPYKYSLVVTDLRMPGINGIELANKMRILNSSVKIFLITAFDVLDLEKDLAFMSAKFSKILQKPIKLVTLKTIIEENIPSI from the coding sequence ATGTCATCTCCTTTGTATGCTCTTATAGTAGATGATGAAGAAGAGTTAGCAGAACTCTATAGACAGTTCATAGCAAGTATGGGGTTTGTTGCAATATCTTTTACAAGACCTTTGATTGCTTTAGAGCACTACCAAAAAAACCCTTACAAATATTCGCTGGTAGTCACAGACTTGAGAATGCCTGGTATAAATGGAATCGAACTTGCAAACAAGATGAGGATTCTTAACTCCTCAGTAAAAATATTTCTCATAACTGCATTTGACGTATTGGATTTGGAAAAAGATCTGGCCTTCATGTCAGCAAAATTTAGTAAAATCCTGCAAAAACCAATTAAACTTGTTACACTTAAGACGATTATTGAAGAGAACATACCAAGTATCTAA